From Brevibacillus marinus, a single genomic window includes:
- a CDS encoding Stp1/IreP family PP2C-type Ser/Thr phosphatase, whose amino-acid sequence MEIAMKSHVGCVRQVNEDFYACTIDERGRVLAVVADGMGGHAAGDVASRMAVELILEELQKAKDSLTLEDEREVLMNALLRANEEIYRYAETHPECDGMGTTVVATVLTPEGGAIAHIGDSRLYLYSASGLSQHTEDHSLVQELLKTGQITVQEASHHPQRNVLMRALGTEQHVRIDLGQITWTEGDVVLLCSDGLSNKVPSDVIELWLSKPLSLQEQIDGLVQYALDAGGEDNITVIAVRNQDTSHNVRRGEG is encoded by the coding sequence ATGGAGATTGCGATGAAGTCGCACGTCGGCTGCGTGCGACAGGTAAATGAAGATTTTTACGCCTGTACGATCGACGAGCGCGGGCGGGTGCTGGCGGTTGTGGCTGACGGGATGGGCGGCCATGCCGCGGGTGATGTGGCCAGCCGGATGGCTGTGGAGCTGATCCTGGAGGAACTGCAAAAGGCAAAGGACAGCCTGACGCTCGAGGATGAACGGGAAGTGCTGATGAACGCGCTACTGCGTGCCAATGAAGAGATCTATCGTTACGCCGAGACCCATCCGGAGTGCGATGGAATGGGCACCACGGTTGTCGCGACCGTGCTCACCCCGGAAGGCGGCGCCATCGCCCACATTGGCGACAGCCGCTTGTACCTGTACAGCGCATCCGGACTGTCGCAGCATACGGAAGATCATTCGCTCGTCCAAGAATTGTTGAAAACAGGCCAGATCACCGTACAGGAGGCGTCTCATCATCCGCAGCGCAACGTTTTGATGCGGGCGCTGGGAACAGAGCAGCACGTGCGGATCGACCTGGGCCAGATCACCTGGACAGAAGGCGATGTCGTCCTGCTCTGTTCAGATGGTTTGAGCAACAAGGTCCCTTCCGACGTGATCGAGCTGTGGCTGAGCAAACCGCTCAGCCTGCAAGAACAGATAGACGGACTGGTGCAATATGCGCTGGATGCCGGTGGAGAGGACAACATCACGGTCATTGCCGTACGCAACCAGGACACCTCACATAACGTCAGGCGGGGAGAGGGGTGA
- the rpe gene encoding ribulose-phosphate 3-epimerase, with amino-acid sequence MIKIAPSILSADFAKLGEEIKEVERGGADWIHVDVMDGHFVPNITIGPLVVEAIRPVTSLPLDVHLMIEEPDRYIPQFAKSGADIISVHQEACPHLHRTIHLIKDQGVQAGVVLNPATPLVTIETILEDVDLVLFMTVNPGFGGQTFIPSVLPKLRALRQLLDQRGLTHIEIEVDGGVNAETARLCEQAGATVLVAGSAVFNQPDRAKAIAAIRG; translated from the coding sequence ATGATCAAAATCGCTCCATCCATCTTGTCCGCTGATTTTGCCAAACTGGGCGAGGAGATCAAGGAAGTGGAGCGCGGCGGAGCGGACTGGATCCACGTCGATGTGATGGACGGCCATTTTGTGCCGAACATCACGATCGGTCCGCTGGTTGTGGAGGCGATCCGGCCGGTTACCAGCCTGCCGCTTGACGTCCACCTGATGATCGAGGAACCGGATCGCTACATCCCCCAGTTCGCCAAAAGCGGCGCGGATATCATCAGCGTGCATCAGGAAGCGTGCCCTCACCTGCATCGGACGATCCACCTCATCAAAGACCAGGGCGTGCAGGCGGGCGTGGTGCTCAACCCGGCGACACCGCTGGTGACGATCGAAACGATTCTCGAAGATGTGGACCTGGTCTTGTTCATGACGGTAAACCCGGGTTTTGGCGGGCAGACGTTCATCCCCTCCGTCCTGCCCAAACTGCGCGCGCTCCGTCAACTGCTGGACCAGCGCGGATTGACGCACATCGAAATCGAAGTGGACGGCGGGGTGAACGCGGAAACCGCCAGATTGTGCGAACAAGCGGGGGCAACCGTGCTCGTGGCCGGTTCAGCCGTGTTTAACCAGCCGGACCGGGCGAAAGCGATCGCCGCGATCCGCGGATAA
- the def gene encoding peptide deformylase has protein sequence MAIRTIVKHPDPILREKAKPVTKFTPNLHKLLDDMAETMYDADGVGLAAPQVGILKRVIVMDCGDGLIEMVNPEIIAGEGEQIDYPEGCLSIPGVRGDVRRYRWVKLRAQDRNGQPFELEAEDLLARCAQHEIDHLDGILFIDRAERVYPISKDEEGE, from the coding sequence GTGGCGATACGAACGATCGTGAAGCATCCCGACCCGATTTTGCGGGAGAAAGCAAAACCAGTAACCAAGTTTACGCCCAACCTGCACAAGCTGCTGGATGACATGGCGGAGACGATGTACGATGCCGACGGGGTCGGACTGGCCGCTCCGCAAGTCGGCATCCTCAAGCGGGTCATCGTGATGGACTGCGGCGACGGCTTGATCGAGATGGTCAATCCCGAGATCATCGCCGGCGAAGGCGAACAGATCGACTACCCGGAGGGCTGCCTGAGCATTCCCGGCGTGCGCGGCGACGTCCGCCGCTACCGCTGGGTGAAACTGCGGGCACAGGACCGCAACGGGCAGCCGTTTGAACTGGAGGCAGAGGATCTGCTGGCCCGCTGTGCCCAACACGAGATTGACCATCTGGACGGCATCCTGTTTATCGACAGAGCGGAGCGCGTCTATCCGATCAGCAAGGATGAGGAAGGGGAGTAA
- the spoVM gene encoding stage V sporulation protein SpoVM: MRFYTIKLPKFLGGMIRAVIEAFNRKK; encoded by the coding sequence ATGCGCTTTTATACGATCAAGCTGCCAAAATTCCTGGGCGGCATGATCCGCGCGGTGATCGAGGCGTTCAATCGGAAAAAGTGA
- the rlmN gene encoding 23S rRNA (adenine(2503)-C(2))-methyltransferase RlmN has translation MIIGTSEAKPFLYSLTQDALKEWLVREGEKPYRSQQIFDWLYVKRVRTFDEMSNLPKTLREKLREQFRLDALGEITRQVSRDGTVKFLFRLHDGHAIETVIMRHNYGNSVCVTTQVGCRIGCTFCASTLGGLQRNLEAGEIVAQVVAAQRALDEEGQRASHVVVMGIGEPFENFASLLTFLTIINDNRGLNIGQRHITVSTSGIVPRIYEFAERGGQVNLAVSLHAPTSELRSRLMPINRGFPLPKLLEACRYYTEKTNRRITFEYALFGGVNDQPEHAEQLADLVGDLLCHINLIPVNYVPERDFVRTSREDIFRFKRILEERGLNVTIRREHGSDIAAACGQLRAQHAKETVG, from the coding sequence ATGATAATTGGCACAAGCGAAGCGAAACCCTTCCTCTACAGTCTTACGCAAGACGCACTGAAGGAGTGGCTCGTCCGCGAAGGGGAAAAACCGTATCGTTCCCAGCAGATCTTTGACTGGTTGTACGTGAAGCGGGTCAGGACGTTTGACGAGATGAGCAATTTGCCCAAAACCCTGCGGGAAAAGCTGCGCGAGCAGTTTCGCTTGGACGCTCTCGGCGAGATTACCCGGCAGGTGTCCCGCGACGGTACCGTTAAATTCCTGTTTCGCTTACACGACGGGCATGCGATTGAAACGGTGATCATGCGGCACAACTACGGCAACAGCGTTTGTGTAACCACCCAGGTGGGCTGCCGGATCGGCTGCACCTTTTGCGCTTCTACCCTGGGCGGATTGCAGCGCAATCTAGAAGCCGGGGAGATCGTCGCGCAAGTCGTGGCCGCCCAGCGGGCGCTGGACGAGGAAGGGCAGCGCGCCAGCCACGTGGTGGTGATGGGAATCGGTGAGCCGTTTGAAAACTTTGCGTCGCTCTTGACATTCCTGACGATCATCAACGACAACCGCGGGCTGAACATCGGTCAGCGTCACATCACCGTGTCGACCAGCGGGATCGTGCCCCGCATTTACGAGTTTGCCGAACGGGGCGGTCAGGTGAACCTGGCTGTCTCGCTGCATGCACCGACCAGCGAACTGCGCTCCCGGTTAATGCCGATCAACCGCGGCTTTCCGCTGCCCAAGCTGCTGGAAGCGTGCCGCTATTACACAGAGAAAACAAACAGACGGATCACGTTTGAATACGCGTTGTTCGGCGGTGTGAACGATCAGCCCGAACATGCCGAGCAGTTGGCCGATCTGGTCGGGGATCTGCTCTGCCATATCAACCTGATCCCGGTCAACTATGTGCCCGAACGCGATTTCGTACGTACGTCACGCGAAGATATTTTTCGCTTTAAGCGGATTTTGGAGGAGAGGGGACTCAACGTCACCATCCGGCGGGAACACGGCAGCGATATTGCCGCTGCCTGTGGGCAGTTGCGGGCACAGCACGCCAAAGAGACGGTGGGGTGA
- the rsgA gene encoding ribosome small subunit-dependent GTPase A, with the protein MPEGRIVKALSGFYYVADAEKVVQCRARGLFKKKDAKVTPLVGDWVRYEAISDSEGYVMEVAERKTELIRPPIANIDLAMLVFSMREPVFSSALLDKFLVHTERAGIEAVIILSKSDLVSPQEVAQVRGKYEQIGYRVIPTSTVERFGLTEVRSQLAGRITVVAGQSGVGKSSLINAVFPGVKLQTGEVSQRLGRGRHTTRHVELIPLDEGGYVADTPGFSSLELGELSELELAEAFREFRPLAEECRFRGCLHLREPGCAVLAALARGEIDGERYEHYQLFAQEQKEQKRRNKS; encoded by the coding sequence ATGCCGGAAGGGCGCATTGTGAAGGCTTTGAGCGGATTCTACTACGTGGCGGACGCGGAAAAGGTGGTGCAGTGCCGCGCGCGCGGTCTGTTTAAAAAAAAGGATGCCAAAGTGACGCCGCTGGTTGGCGACTGGGTGCGCTACGAGGCGATCAGCGACAGCGAGGGGTATGTCATGGAAGTGGCCGAACGCAAGACGGAGCTGATCCGCCCGCCGATCGCCAACATCGATCTCGCCATGCTGGTCTTTTCCATGCGGGAACCGGTATTTTCCTCTGCGTTGCTGGATAAGTTTTTGGTTCACACCGAGCGGGCCGGGATTGAAGCGGTCATCATCCTGTCCAAGTCAGACTTGGTTTCGCCGCAGGAAGTGGCGCAGGTTCGCGGCAAGTATGAACAGATCGGGTATCGGGTGATTCCCACCTCTACCGTTGAGCGGTTCGGGCTGACCGAGGTTCGCAGCCAATTGGCCGGACGCATCACCGTCGTTGCCGGTCAGTCGGGCGTCGGGAAGTCTTCCTTGATCAATGCCGTATTTCCGGGCGTGAAGCTGCAGACAGGAGAGGTGAGCCAGCGATTGGGTCGCGGGCGGCATACGACGCGCCACGTGGAGTTGATTCCCCTCGACGAAGGCGGGTATGTTGCCGATACGCCCGGCTTCAGCTCCCTTGAGCTCGGCGAGCTGAGCGAACTGGAGCTGGCCGAAGCTTTCCGCGAATTTCGTCCGCTGGCGGAAGAGTGCCGGTTTCGCGGCTGTCTCCATCTGCGGGAACCGGGCTGTGCCGTGCTTGCCGCGCTTGCGCGAGGCGAAATCGATGGCGAACGGTATGAGCACTATCAACTGTTTGCACAAGAGCAAAAAGAACAAAAACGGAGGAACAAATCATGA
- the priA gene encoding primosomal protein N', whose translation MLAQVIVDVAAARTDRPFTYLVPQALRERVTVGSRVVVPFGPRKLQGYVVALEQPPAEPAAAGLGQRLKPLEQVLDELPPLTPELIELAAWMSKQYLCPWITALQAMIPAVLKGRAEKWLAATELLDEAAAARSPLLSELRRGGGLSLAEAEKRFPGEAALLSGWLEAGWVSLSERVHDRVTRKLVPLVSLAVPKETAAELAASLPARAERMQQVLCYLAECGQPVPLAELLELLQVSRATVSSLQKKGWVRIERQEVYRDPYQRKPLAPQPRHQLTAQQKASLAQIERMLAARQYAAFLLHGVTGSGKTEVYMEAIERTMAQGREAIFLVPEIALTPQMVELFKARFGDKVAVLHSALSQGERYDEWRKIQRQEVQVVVGARSAIFAPFRRLGLIVIDEEHETSYKQEETPRYHARDVAIWRAKQNQAVLVLGSATPALETYALATRGRYQLLTMKERVGGRAMPSVHLVDMREELRSDNRSMFSRLLHEMIEDRLQKREQIVLFLNRRGFSTFVMCRACGYTLRCPHCDISLTYHRTNHSARCHYCGYAVLQPTHCPACQSPHIRFFGTGTQKVEQELARLFPGVRVIRMDVDTTAQKGAHEALLGRFRNQLADVLVGTQMIAKGLDFPQVTLVGVVAADTSLHLPDFRAAEKTFQLLTQVGGRAGRHSPGDVVIQTYSPDHYSIRCAARHDYEGFYQIELANRRQADYPPFYRLILITFAHPELPVVVRAAESYASYLRPRLAASTRLLGPVASPIARLKDRFRFQLMLKYRDEPNVTELLAQVNGHFFDWIKQHQVAVTVDVDPQMLI comes from the coding sequence ATGCTGGCGCAAGTAATCGTCGATGTCGCGGCCGCGCGAACCGATCGGCCGTTCACCTACCTGGTTCCGCAGGCGCTGCGCGAGCGGGTGACCGTCGGCAGCCGGGTGGTTGTTCCTTTCGGGCCGCGCAAACTGCAGGGATATGTGGTGGCCCTGGAGCAGCCGCCAGCGGAACCCGCTGCCGCGGGTTTGGGGCAGCGGTTGAAGCCGCTTGAGCAGGTGCTGGACGAGCTGCCGCCGCTTACCCCGGAGTTGATTGAGCTGGCTGCCTGGATGAGCAAACAGTACCTCTGTCCCTGGATCACCGCGCTGCAGGCGATGATTCCCGCCGTGTTGAAGGGCAGGGCGGAGAAGTGGCTGGCGGCAACCGAGCTGCTCGATGAAGCGGCCGCCGCCCGCTCGCCGCTGCTGTCCGAACTGCGGCGGGGAGGCGGACTGTCGCTGGCGGAAGCGGAGAAGCGGTTTCCGGGGGAGGCGGCGCTGCTTTCCGGTTGGCTGGAAGCGGGGTGGGTCTCGCTGAGCGAACGGGTCCACGATCGCGTCACGCGCAAGCTGGTGCCGCTGGTTTCCCTGGCCGTGCCGAAGGAAACCGCCGCCGAGCTGGCCGCCTCGCTGCCGGCACGGGCGGAGCGGATGCAGCAGGTCTTGTGCTACCTGGCGGAGTGCGGGCAGCCGGTTCCCCTGGCCGAGCTGCTCGAACTGCTTCAGGTCAGCCGCGCGACGGTCAGCAGTTTGCAGAAAAAAGGCTGGGTGCGAATCGAACGGCAGGAAGTGTATCGCGATCCCTATCAGCGAAAACCGCTTGCGCCGCAGCCGCGCCATCAACTGACCGCGCAGCAGAAGGCGAGTCTGGCGCAGATTGAACGGATGCTTGCCGCGCGCCAATACGCGGCCTTTTTGCTGCACGGCGTGACCGGCAGCGGCAAGACGGAAGTCTACATGGAAGCAATTGAACGGACGATGGCGCAGGGCAGGGAGGCCATCTTTCTCGTGCCCGAAATCGCGCTGACGCCGCAGATGGTGGAGCTTTTTAAAGCGCGCTTTGGCGATAAAGTGGCCGTACTGCACAGCGCCCTTTCGCAGGGGGAGCGGTACGATGAGTGGCGCAAAATTCAGCGCCAGGAAGTGCAGGTGGTGGTGGGAGCGCGCTCGGCGATCTTCGCTCCGTTTCGCCGTCTGGGCCTGATCGTGATCGACGAAGAACACGAAACGTCCTACAAACAGGAGGAAACGCCGCGTTATCACGCCCGTGATGTGGCGATTTGGCGGGCGAAGCAGAATCAGGCCGTCCTCGTCTTGGGCAGCGCTACCCCTGCGCTGGAAACTTACGCGCTCGCGACACGCGGACGCTACCAGCTGCTTACGATGAAAGAGAGGGTCGGCGGGCGGGCAATGCCGTCTGTCCATCTGGTTGACATGCGGGAGGAATTGCGGTCCGACAATCGCTCGATGTTCAGCCGGCTGCTGCACGAGATGATCGAGGATCGTCTCCAGAAGCGCGAACAGATTGTCCTGTTCCTGAACCGGCGCGGCTTCTCCACCTTCGTGATGTGCCGCGCTTGCGGCTACACGCTGCGCTGCCCGCATTGCGACATCTCGCTGACCTACCACCGCACCAACCACTCGGCGCGCTGCCACTACTGCGGCTATGCGGTTCTCCAACCCACCCACTGCCCCGCCTGCCAAAGCCCGCACATCCGCTTCTTCGGCACCGGCACGCAGAAGGTGGAGCAGGAGCTGGCCCGCCTGTTTCCGGGCGTGCGGGTGATCCGCATGGACGTGGACACGACCGCGCAGAAGGGAGCGCACGAGGCGCTGCTCGGGCGCTTCCGCAACCAGCTGGCCGATGTGCTGGTCGGGACGCAGATGATCGCCAAAGGCCTCGATTTTCCGCAGGTCACGCTGGTCGGCGTGGTTGCCGCCGACACTTCCCTGCACCTGCCGGATTTTCGCGCGGCGGAAAAAACCTTTCAGCTGCTCACCCAGGTCGGGGGCCGGGCCGGCCGCCATTCACCCGGTGACGTCGTGATTCAGACTTACTCGCCCGATCATTACAGCATCCGCTGCGCTGCCCGCCACGATTACGAAGGGTTCTATCAGATCGAGCTGGCAAACCGCAGGCAGGCGGACTACCCGCCCTTTTACCGGTTGATCCTGATCACCTTTGCGCATCCCGAGCTACCGGTGGTCGTCCGCGCGGCGGAAAGCTACGCGAGCTACCTGCGCCCGCGCTTGGCTGCCAGCACCCGCCTGCTCGGTCCGGTCGCTTCCCCGATTGCCCGGTTAAAAGATAGATTTCGGTTTCAACTCATGTTAAAATATCGGGATGAGCCAAATGTGACGGAACTGCTAGCTCAGGTGAACGGGCACTTTTTTGACTGGATCAAGCAGCATCAGGTGGCGGTGACGGTGGACGTCGACCCCCAGATGTTAATATAG
- the rsmB gene encoding 16S rRNA (cytosine(967)-C(5))-methyltransferase RsmB, which translates to MSRNRSATARDVALDVLNKVDERKSYSNLELNSALGSSPLSAADAALATELVYGTTQRRNTIDGVIDRFVKGGAGKLQPWVRNLLRLSLYQIRYLDRIPERAAVHEAVEIAKRRGHRGVASLVNGVLRNVLRHPEVWDKPPQAGTAAEIAWTYSHPQWLVQRWLQLFGEETTRALCASNNHPPHAAVRVNRLKIGRDQLLSELLRDFPAAARSPLSEQGIVLPGGHAAGTKWFAAGYYTIQDESSMLVAPALAPRPGMRVLDACAAPGGKTTHIAELMDNRGEIVACDIHPHKQRLIEQHAERLGLTIIKTMVCDAAELAEQELGLFDRILLDAPCSGLGVIRRKPDLKWNKQPADIARIARLQYQLLTRLAPLLAPGGLLVYSTCTIEPEENQLLVERFVAEHDRFQLDRSLASDLPAVVSDACDAGRGYVQILPHQFASDGFFIARIKRTGD; encoded by the coding sequence ATGAGCAGGAACAGATCAGCGACAGCGCGCGATGTCGCGCTGGACGTACTGAACAAGGTGGACGAACGCAAGTCGTACAGCAATCTGGAATTGAACAGCGCGCTGGGCAGCTCGCCGCTCTCCGCTGCCGATGCGGCCCTGGCGACGGAACTGGTGTACGGCACCACGCAGCGCCGCAATACGATTGACGGAGTGATCGACCGGTTTGTCAAAGGCGGCGCCGGCAAGCTGCAGCCTTGGGTGCGCAACCTGCTCCGTCTAAGCCTGTACCAGATCCGCTATTTGGATCGCATTCCGGAACGGGCAGCCGTGCATGAAGCGGTCGAGATCGCCAAGCGGAGAGGCCACCGAGGGGTTGCTTCCCTGGTGAACGGCGTGCTGCGCAACGTCCTGCGCCATCCCGAGGTTTGGGACAAACCGCCGCAAGCCGGCACAGCAGCCGAAATTGCCTGGACGTACTCCCACCCGCAGTGGTTGGTGCAGCGCTGGCTGCAGCTTTTCGGAGAGGAGACGACGCGGGCCCTCTGCGCCAGCAACAACCATCCGCCGCATGCCGCGGTCCGCGTCAATCGTCTGAAGATCGGGCGCGATCAACTGTTGAGCGAGCTTTTGCGCGATTTCCCCGCTGCCGCCCGCTCGCCGCTGAGCGAACAGGGGATCGTGCTGCCCGGCGGCCACGCCGCGGGAACGAAGTGGTTCGCTGCCGGCTACTACACGATCCAGGATGAAAGTTCGATGCTGGTGGCGCCCGCGCTTGCCCCTCGCCCCGGCATGCGCGTGCTCGATGCCTGTGCCGCCCCGGGGGGAAAAACGACGCACATCGCCGAATTGATGGACAACCGGGGGGAGATCGTGGCCTGCGACATCCATCCCCACAAGCAGCGGTTGATTGAGCAGCATGCGGAGCGGTTGGGTCTGACGATCATCAAAACGATGGTCTGCGACGCTGCAGAGCTCGCGGAACAAGAGCTTGGCCTGTTTGACCGCATCCTGCTGGACGCTCCCTGCAGCGGACTGGGGGTGATTCGGCGCAAGCCGGATCTGAAATGGAACAAACAGCCCGCCGATATTGCCCGGATTGCCCGCCTGCAGTACCAGTTATTGACGCGGCTGGCGCCGCTCTTGGCGCCGGGCGGCCTGCTGGTGTACAGCACGTGTACGATCGAACCGGAAGAAAACCAGCTGCTGGTGGAGCGCTTTGTCGCGGAGCACGACCGCTTTCAACTGGACCGCTCGCTTGCGAGTGACCTCCCCGCCGTGGTGAGCGACGCTTGCGATGCCGGCAGGGGGTATGTGCAAATCTTGCCGCACCAGTTTGCCAGCGATGGATTTTTTATCGCCCGGATCAAGCGGACCGGAGATTGA
- the fmt gene encoding methionyl-tRNA formyltransferase: MSDVRILFMGTPDFAAASLKALLAAKQAVIGVVTQPDRPVGRKQVLTPSPVKKLALEHGLPVLQPEKIKERAALDEVLALKPELIVTAAYGQILPAELLAAPRWGAINVHASLLPKYRGGAPIHRAIMAGERETGVTIMYMVEELDAGDMLSKVVVPIEERDTVGSLHDKLAAAGAALLVDTIPRLLRGEIEPEPQNHQAATFAPTIKRSDEWIDWSKPAEAIYNQVRGLHPWPVACTRFQGKLWKVWWVEKVSTEGTSEQPGTVLERVSDGLVIACGTGSVKLVEIQPEGKRRMSMREYLQGAGPQLQPGCTLGD, translated from the coding sequence TTGAGCGATGTGCGGATCTTGTTCATGGGCACGCCCGATTTCGCCGCAGCCAGCTTAAAAGCGCTGCTTGCCGCCAAACAGGCGGTGATCGGCGTCGTGACCCAGCCCGACCGGCCCGTCGGGCGAAAGCAGGTACTCACCCCTTCCCCGGTGAAAAAATTGGCGCTGGAGCACGGATTACCCGTGCTTCAGCCTGAGAAGATAAAAGAGCGGGCAGCTCTCGACGAGGTGCTGGCGCTGAAACCGGAGCTGATCGTCACCGCCGCATACGGGCAGATCCTGCCCGCCGAGCTTTTGGCAGCCCCGCGCTGGGGGGCGATCAATGTGCACGCTTCCCTTTTGCCCAAGTACCGCGGCGGGGCGCCGATCCACCGGGCGATCATGGCCGGTGAACGGGAAACAGGCGTGACGATCATGTACATGGTGGAAGAGCTGGATGCCGGTGACATGCTGAGCAAAGTGGTTGTTCCAATCGAGGAGCGGGACACGGTGGGGAGCTTGCACGACAAACTGGCCGCTGCCGGTGCGGCGCTGCTGGTGGACACCATTCCCCGCCTGCTCCGCGGCGAGATCGAGCCGGAGCCGCAGAATCACCAAGCTGCCACGTTTGCCCCGACGATCAAGCGTTCCGACGAATGGATCGACTGGAGCAAGCCGGCGGAGGCCATCTACAATCAGGTGCGCGGTTTGCATCCCTGGCCGGTCGCCTGTACCCGATTTCAGGGAAAGCTGTGGAAAGTATGGTGGGTGGAGAAGGTCTCCACAGAGGGCACGAGCGAACAGCCGGGAACGGTTCTCGAGCGGGTCAGCGACGGCCTCGTCATCGCCTGTGGGACAGGCAGCGTCAAGCTGGTGGAAATCCAGCCGGAAGGCAAACGGCGGATGAGCATGCGCGAGTACCTGCAGGGGGCCGGTCCACAGCTTCAGCCTGGCTGCACGTTGGGAGATTAA
- the pknB gene encoding Stk1 family PASTA domain-containing Ser/Thr kinase, whose product MNGQRLGGRYQLLERIGGGGMAVVYKATDLVLNRTVAVKILRSQFGSDEDFVQRFRREAQAVASLSHPNVVSVYDVGQEDDTYYMVMEYIEGPNLKDVINQQGALPVSEAVRIAVQICDALDHAHQNQIIHRDIKPQNILIGKNGRVKVTDFGIARAATSATITQTGSVLGSVHYFSPEQARGGVTAEKSDIYSLGIVLYEMLTGQLPFSGDSPITIALKHLQEPLPEPRQIRPDIPQSVENIVLKALAKDPFLRYKSAKEMLLDLETCLSPERQNEEKIRFPIDDEETKVLTAITPEMMAQYKREKQLDARAGEEDEEEETSGKQRWWTKALIWTGTIGLFLLLAAAGVMFLLNSIQVPEVTVPPVTGMQLEEAEQKLKEAELVPKVVEDYHEEAKGTVFRQEPAPPMSLKRNSEVTLYVSKGPQEVAMPSFIGQKASLAQQQLAEAKYKEVIIKEREDQEVPEGHVIDQIPAPDTQVVPAETSVTLYVSKGKRYVKVPAVVGKQLAAAKVELLKAGLDVGDVTEQASYEVQEPNIVLSTYPYEPQMEVAAGTKISLVVSNGKYPADARIASYPILIDVEEGEKVDVRIVLSDARGDNQVVVEETIDQPRNYTLSLVLSPEKDAKIEVFKDGVSDHTHYISYESLE is encoded by the coding sequence ATGAATGGTCAACGTCTGGGCGGACGATACCAGCTGCTGGAACGAATTGGCGGCGGAGGAATGGCTGTCGTGTACAAAGCCACCGACCTCGTGCTGAACCGTACGGTGGCCGTGAAAATCCTGCGGTCGCAATTCGGCAGCGATGAGGATTTTGTCCAGCGGTTCCGGCGGGAAGCGCAGGCAGTAGCCAGTCTGTCTCACCCCAATGTGGTCAGTGTCTACGATGTCGGACAGGAAGACGATACCTACTACATGGTGATGGAGTACATAGAAGGACCCAACCTGAAAGACGTGATCAACCAGCAAGGTGCTCTTCCCGTCAGCGAAGCGGTGCGCATTGCCGTGCAGATCTGCGACGCACTGGACCACGCCCATCAGAACCAGATTATTCACCGCGATATCAAGCCGCAAAACATTTTGATCGGGAAAAACGGCCGCGTCAAAGTGACCGATTTTGGCATCGCACGCGCAGCCACCTCCGCGACGATCACGCAGACCGGTTCTGTCCTCGGCTCTGTCCATTACTTTTCGCCGGAACAGGCACGCGGTGGGGTGACGGCGGAAAAGTCGGATATTTACTCCCTGGGAATCGTCTTGTACGAAATGTTGACCGGACAGCTGCCCTTTTCCGGGGACTCCCCGATTACGATCGCGCTCAAGCATTTGCAGGAGCCGCTTCCCGAACCCCGCCAAATCAGACCGGATATTCCGCAAAGTGTGGAGAATATCGTGCTGAAGGCGCTGGCAAAAGATCCCTTTTTGCGCTACAAATCGGCGAAAGAGATGCTGTTGGATCTGGAAACCTGCCTCTCGCCGGAGCGCCAGAACGAAGAAAAAATCCGCTTTCCCATTGACGATGAAGAGACGAAAGTCCTCACCGCGATCACGCCCGAGATGATGGCGCAGTACAAACGGGAGAAGCAGCTGGACGCGCGGGCTGGTGAAGAGGACGAGGAAGAAGAGACGTCGGGTAAGCAGAGATGGTGGACCAAAGCTCTGATCTGGACCGGCACAATCGGCCTGTTTCTCTTGCTGGCCGCGGCTGGCGTGATGTTTCTGCTGAACTCGATTCAGGTGCCGGAAGTGACCGTTCCTCCCGTAACCGGGATGCAGCTGGAGGAAGCGGAGCAAAAACTGAAAGAAGCGGAGCTCGTCCCGAAGGTAGTGGAAGACTATCATGAGGAAGCGAAAGGCACCGTGTTCAGACAGGAGCCAGCGCCGCCGATGAGTCTGAAACGAAACAGTGAAGTTACCTTATACGTCAGCAAAGGGCCGCAGGAAGTGGCGATGCCCAGTTTCATCGGCCAGAAGGCCAGCTTGGCCCAACAGCAGCTGGCGGAGGCCAAGTACAAAGAAGTGATCATCAAGGAGCGGGAAGATCAGGAGGTACCGGAAGGGCACGTGATCGACCAGATTCCCGCCCCCGACACGCAGGTGGTGCCGGCGGAGACTTCCGTTACCCTGTATGTGAGCAAGGGAAAACGATACGTCAAAGTTCCCGCCGTGGTCGGCAAACAGCTGGCGGCAGCAAAAGTGGAGCTTCTAAAAGCCGGATTGGATGTGGGAGATGTCACCGAACAAGCGTCGTATGAGGTGCAAGAGCCGAACATCGTGCTGTCCACCTATCCCTACGAACCGCAAATGGAAGTGGCCGCGGGCACGAAAATTTCGCTGGTGGTAAGCAACGGCAAGTACCCTGCAGACGCGCGAATCGCGAGCTACCCGATCCTGATCGACGTCGAGGAGGGGGAGAAAGTGGACGTGCGCATCGTGTTGAGCGATGCCCGCGGCGACAACCAGGTGGTCGTGGAAGAGACGATCGATCAGCCCCGCAACTACACGCTGTCGCTTGTGCTTTCTCCGGAAAAAGACGCCAAGATTGAAGTGTTCAAAGATGGCGTGTCTGACCATACCCATTATATCTCATACGAAAGCCTGGAGTAG